In a single window of the Acetivibrio clariflavus DSM 19732 genome:
- a CDS encoding RtcB family protein — MIQVRGKYNTAKIFTDNVEEAAMAQIIELCNQEFVKDSIIRIMPDTHAGAGCTIGTTMTISDKIVPNLVGVDIGCGMETIKLKNKDIDLEKLDRVIHEYIPSGFDIRKKKHPYADKVDFAHLVCKESVNLERAELSIGTLGGGNHFIEVNKHETGQLYLVVHSGSRHLGKQVAEFYQELGYRELVKNNEYISELIKELKAQGREKEIQQEIKKVKPVKISKQLAYVQGKSYNDYLNDMKIVQKFAVLNRKAIVDEIVNRMEFEVIEQFTTIHNYIDLDSMILRKGAISARSGEVVLIPMNMRDGSLICIGKGNKDWNYSAPHGAGRLMSRSKAKEVISLEEFEKSMEGIYSTTVNRSTLDECALAYKPMDEIIANIQDTVDIINIIKPIYNFKAAE; from the coding sequence ATGATACAAGTCAGAGGAAAGTATAATACGGCTAAAATTTTTACCGATAACGTAGAAGAGGCTGCAATGGCGCAGATAATTGAGCTTTGCAATCAGGAGTTTGTGAAGGACAGTATTATAAGGATTATGCCTGATACCCATGCCGGTGCAGGCTGTACAATCGGAACTACTATGACTATTTCCGACAAGATAGTGCCGAATTTGGTTGGCGTTGATATAGGCTGTGGGATGGAGACAATAAAATTGAAAAACAAAGATATAGACTTGGAGAAATTGGACAGGGTTATCCATGAATATATACCTTCCGGTTTTGACATTAGGAAAAAGAAACATCCCTATGCTGATAAAGTAGATTTTGCCCATCTGGTGTGTAAAGAAAGTGTAAACTTGGAGAGAGCAGAGCTTAGCATTGGTACTTTAGGCGGCGGTAACCATTTTATTGAGGTAAACAAACACGAAACCGGACAATTGTATCTTGTTGTACATTCGGGAAGCAGGCATCTCGGTAAACAAGTAGCGGAGTTTTACCAGGAACTTGGCTATAGGGAACTGGTAAAGAATAATGAGTATATTTCGGAGCTTATCAAGGAGTTAAAGGCGCAGGGGCGTGAAAAGGAGATTCAACAGGAAATTAAGAAGGTTAAACCTGTGAAAATAAGCAAACAGTTGGCTTATGTTCAGGGCAAAAGCTATAACGACTACCTGAATGATATGAAGATAGTACAGAAATTTGCAGTGTTAAACCGAAAAGCCATTGTTGATGAGATTGTAAACAGAATGGAATTTGAAGTTATTGAACAGTTTACCACAATACATAACTATATAGATCTTGACAGTATGATTTTAAGAAAGGGAGCGATTTCAGCACGCAGTGGCGAAGTTGTTTTAATACCGATGAATATGAGGGATGGAAGTTTAATTTGCATTGGAAAGGGAAATAAGGATTGGAATTACTCGGCACCCCATGGAGCAGGAAGACTTATGAGCAGGAGCAAGGCAAAGGAAGTCATCAGCCTCGAAGAATTTGAGAAGTCTATGGAAGGTATCTATTCTACAACGGTTAACAGATCCACCTTAGATGAATGCGCTTTGGCATATAAGCCCATGGACGAAATAATTGCAAATATACAGGATACGGTAGATATTATTAATATAATTAAACCTATATATAATTTTAAAGCAGCGGAATAA
- a CDS encoding TatD family hydrolase gives MLFDTHAHFNDNRFKHDRDEAIKNAHESGVSYILNVSYNIPSLEHSLSLAGRYSFIYASMGIHPHYSKDMNDNILDKIRSLCENKKVVAIGEIGLDYYRDLSPRDVQKKWFIKQINLAKELKLPIIVHIRDANEDALNVLKAENAREVGGIIHSFSGDVKMAKEAIDNNFYISVGGPVTYPNARNLIEVVKFVPEERLLIETDCPYLTPEPFRGKRNDSSLVRLVAEKIAEIKGKSFEEIANITTNNAKMLFGIR, from the coding sequence ATGTTATTTGATACACATGCACATTTTAATGATAACAGATTTAAACATGACAGGGATGAAGCTATAAAGAATGCTCATGAAAGCGGAGTTTCCTACATTTTAAATGTATCGTATAATATTCCGTCACTGGAGCATTCCTTATCCTTAGCTGGAAGATATAGCTTCATATATGCATCAATGGGCATACATCCGCACTATTCAAAGGATATGAATGACAACATATTGGATAAAATTCGGAGTTTGTGTGAAAATAAAAAGGTTGTAGCTATAGGTGAAATAGGACTTGATTATTACAGAGATTTGTCACCAAGGGATGTTCAGAAGAAATGGTTTATAAAGCAGATAAATCTGGCTAAGGAATTGAAATTACCCATTATAGTCCATATCAGAGATGCAAATGAAGATGCACTTAATGTTCTGAAGGCTGAAAATGCCAGGGAAGTAGGAGGAATTATTCATAGTTTTTCCGGAGATGTAAAAATGGCAAAGGAGGCCATTGATAACAACTTCTATATTTCTGTTGGGGGACCTGTTACCTATCCCAATGCAAGAAATTTGATTGAAGTTGTAAAATTTGTTCCGGAGGAAAGGCTTCTTATTGAAACCGATTGTCCGTATCTTACGCCGGAGCCTTTTAGAGGAAAAAGAAATGATTCAAGCCTGGTTAGATTGGTTGCTGAAAAAATTGCTGAGATAAAAGGCAAAAGCTTTGAAGAAATTGCAAATATTACTACCAATAATGCCAAGATGTTGTTTGGTATCAGGTGA
- a CDS encoding ribonuclease Z: protein MLDVCLLGTGGMMPLPNRWLTSLLVRHNGRMILIDCGEGTQIPLKMAEWGIKPIDAVLFTHYHGDHVAGLPGFLLTLGNSGREEPLMLVGPPGIKEVVEGLTVISPELPYELNLIELPDSESAEVSVSGIFIKSLPVDHTIPCLSYCIELKRQGKFDVDRARELMIPVNYWNKLQKGENVTVDDRVITPEMVLGEPRKGIKVCYCTDTRPSDELAEFIKDSDLFICEGMYGDENDTHKAEQKKHMTFSEAALLAKKGNVEELWLTHYSPSLTDPEEYMEVARSIFKNTVGGRDLLAKTIKYKE from the coding sequence ATGCTTGATGTTTGTCTCTTGGGAACTGGAGGTATGATGCCACTGCCAAACCGGTGGCTTACATCTCTTTTGGTAAGACACAATGGAAGAATGATTCTGATAGATTGTGGAGAAGGAACACAAATTCCGCTTAAAATGGCAGAATGGGGAATAAAACCAATTGATGCCGTGTTGTTTACCCATTATCATGGAGATCATGTGGCGGGATTGCCCGGATTTCTTCTTACTCTGGGGAATTCGGGAAGGGAAGAGCCTTTGATGTTGGTGGGGCCTCCGGGTATAAAAGAAGTGGTGGAAGGTTTAACGGTAATTTCACCGGAACTGCCCTATGAGTTGAATTTAATAGAACTGCCTGACAGTGAAAGTGCTGAAGTAAGTGTTAGCGGCATTTTTATTAAAAGCTTGCCGGTGGATCATACCATTCCATGCCTGTCCTATTGTATTGAGCTTAAAAGGCAAGGCAAATTTGATGTTGACCGTGCCAGGGAACTTATGATTCCTGTAAACTACTGGAATAAGCTGCAGAAAGGTGAGAATGTAACAGTAGATGACAGGGTGATTACTCCTGAAATGGTTTTAGGTGAGCCTAGAAAAGGAATTAAGGTATGTTACTGTACGGATACAAGACCCTCTGATGAATTGGCAGAGTTTATTAAAGATTCGGATCTCTTTATTTGTGAAGGTATGTATGGTGATGAGAATGACACTCATAAAGCTGAGCAGAAGAAGCATATGACTTTTTCTGAAGCTGCATTGCTTGCTAAAAAGGGAAATGTGGAGGAACTGTGGCTTACCCATTACAGCCCGTCTCTTACCGATCCGGAAGAATATATGGAAGTTGCGAGGAGTATCTTCAAAAATACTGTCGGAGGAAGAGATTTACTTGCTAAAACAATAAAATATAAGGAATAG
- a CDS encoding NAD(P)H-dependent oxidoreductase, translated as MNVLVLNGSSKSEYSITLHTALYLEKKFPEHKFHFLHVGHYIKSFEKDFSPAINAINDADLIIFSYPVYTFIAPYQLHRFMELLKASGINLSDKFVTQITTSKHFYDVTAHKYIQENCQDLGMKFIKGLSADMDDLLTENGRKEAREFFRYVCWCVEHDIYETLPKNPVVSAHLPVGTAASSQDKKSGDVVIVTDCAKNDKQLNDMIERFRAVLKIKSRVVNISDYPFHGGCLGCFNCAATGKCVYKDGFDDFLRNNIQTADAIVYAFSIKDHSMGSIFKMYDDRQFCNGHRTVTMGKPTGYLISGNYPAETNLQMIIEGRSEVGGNFLAGVACDEINPDAEIDRLAERLDYAITHKYIQPRNFYGISGMKIFRDLIWLMRGLMKADHRFYKAHGLYDFPQKKKGTALKMYLVGALISSPKLKAKIGNKLFEGMIAPYKKVLSSDCD; from the coding sequence GTGAATGTTCTGGTATTAAATGGAAGTTCTAAAAGTGAATATAGTATTACATTGCATACTGCGCTATATTTGGAAAAAAAGTTTCCAGAACATAAATTTCACTTCCTTCATGTTGGCCATTATATTAAGTCCTTTGAAAAAGATTTTTCGCCGGCTATTAATGCCATAAACGATGCTGACCTGATTATTTTTTCCTACCCTGTTTATACCTTTATTGCACCATATCAGTTGCATCGTTTTATGGAACTATTAAAGGCATCCGGCATTAATCTGTCCGATAAATTTGTTACACAGATTACTACATCCAAGCATTTTTACGATGTTACAGCACATAAGTATATTCAGGAGAATTGTCAGGATCTTGGAATGAAATTTATAAAAGGTTTGTCTGCTGACATGGACGACCTCCTGACCGAAAATGGACGTAAAGAAGCAAGGGAATTTTTTCGATATGTATGTTGGTGCGTAGAACATGATATATATGAAACTCTTCCTAAGAATCCTGTTGTTTCAGCCCATCTCCCGGTTGGGACTGCTGCATCGAGTCAGGATAAAAAGAGCGGAGATGTGGTGATAGTTACCGATTGTGCTAAAAACGACAAGCAGCTCAATGACATGATTGAAAGATTCAGAGCAGTTCTAAAGATAAAAAGCCGTGTTGTCAATATTTCCGACTACCCTTTTCATGGAGGTTGCCTGGGCTGCTTTAATTGTGCGGCTACGGGAAAATGCGTTTATAAAGATGGTTTTGATGATTTCTTGCGTAACAATATTCAGACTGCTGATGCAATAGTGTATGCGTTTTCTATAAAAGATCATTCAATGGGTTCAATCTTTAAAATGTATGATGACAGGCAGTTTTGCAATGGTCACAGAACTGTAACTATGGGAAAGCCTACGGGGTACCTGATTAGTGGGAACTATCCTGCAGAGACTAATTTACAGATGATTATTGAAGGTCGAAGTGAGGTTGGAGGAAATTTCTTAGCAGGAGTTGCCTGTGATGAAATAAATCCCGATGCAGAGATAGACAGACTTGCTGAAAGACTTGATTATGCCATTACTCATAAATATATTCAGCCAAGGAATTTCTATGGTATTAGCGGAATGAAAATTTTCAGGGATCTTATCTGGCTTATGCGCGGATTGATGAAAGCCGATCATCGGTTTTATAAAGCCCATGGTTTATATGATTTTCCTCAGAAGAAAAAGGGAACGGCATTAAAAATGTATCTTGTGGGTGCTCTTATATCTTCGCCAAAATTAAAGGCTAAAATAGGGAATAAACTTTTTGAAGGTATGATTGCACCGTATAAGAAGGTTTTAAGCAGCGACTGCGATTAA
- a CDS encoding GTP pyrophosphokinase: MMEIMAAEAIKRFKTEMTRFLMMYKFALDEMSTKIDILKQEFEYIHDYNPIEHVESRIKSPESILRKLRKKGFELSLPSIRENINDIAGIRIVCSFISDIYKISEMLQNQKDIKVIQCKDYIKNPKPNGYQSLHLIVEVPVFMSDRIENVKVEVQIRTIGMDFWASLEHKIYYKCNKEVPEKLREELRDAANTVRQLDMKMEQINKEISEIKDSSSLEEIQEIVINNQKFYLPKDFFKF; the protein is encoded by the coding sequence ATGATGGAGATAATGGCTGCCGAGGCAATAAAAAGATTTAAGACAGAGATGACAAGGTTTTTGATGATGTATAAGTTTGCGTTGGATGAGATGAGTACAAAAATAGATATTCTTAAGCAGGAGTTTGAATACATTCATGATTATAATCCTATTGAACATGTGGAATCGAGAATAAAATCTCCTGAAAGCATTTTGAGAAAACTCCGTAAGAAAGGCTTTGAATTGTCGCTGCCTTCAATAAGAGAGAATATTAACGATATAGCAGGGATTCGTATCGTTTGCTCATTCATTTCAGATATTTATAAAATAAGTGAAATGCTTCAAAATCAGAAAGATATCAAGGTTATCCAATGCAAGGATTATATTAAGAATCCGAAACCCAACGGCTATCAAAGTTTGCATCTTATTGTGGAAGTACCTGTTTTCATGTCGGACAGAATAGAGAATGTAAAGGTGGAAGTTCAGATTCGTACCATTGGAATGGACTTTTGGGCAAGTCTGGAACATAAAATATACTATAAATGCAATAAGGAAGTCCCTGAAAAATTAAGGGAAGAACTAAGAGATGCGGCCAATACGGTTAGACAATTGGATATGAAGATGGAACAAATAAATAAAGAGATTAGTGAGATTAAGGATTCCAGCAGTTTGGAGGAAATTCAGGAAATTGTCATTAATAATCAGAAGTTTTATTTGCCAAAGGATTTTTTTAAGTTTTAA
- a CDS encoding IS30 family transposase has product MSHLNNTTKRRSFKHLDVRERYQIEILLKEGKKPKEIAKVMGRDRRTIEREIARGSVRLLNSDLTYSVKYCADVGQRRYEEASSNKGAGLKIGHDHELANYIEKRIKEDKYSPDAVIGEIKAKGLRFRAMICTKTLYNYIDKGIFANISNKDLPVKRNKKKRKYRRVRIALKNLRGTSIEERPAHIEERGEYGHWEMDCIVGKGGEKGAALLVLTERSTRQEIIRKMPDKSQASVKKEIDKLERKYGKKFTKLFKTVTVDNGTEFLDSKGLEASVLVPGKMRLKIYYAHPYSSWERGSNENANKLIRRFIPKGTDIGKLTEKEIKRIEHWMNNYPRRIFGYRTANEMAKIVVA; this is encoded by the coding sequence ATGAGTCACCTTAATAATACCACTAAACGAAGAAGTTTTAAACACCTGGATGTGAGGGAACGGTATCAAATTGAAATATTATTGAAAGAAGGTAAGAAACCAAAGGAAATAGCCAAAGTAATGGGAAGGGACAGACGGACTATAGAACGGGAAATAGCTCGTGGCAGCGTGAGGTTGCTAAACAGCGATCTGACCTATTCAGTGAAGTACTGTGCAGACGTAGGACAACGAAGATATGAAGAGGCGTCATCAAATAAAGGAGCGGGTTTAAAGATCGGGCATGACCATGAACTAGCCAATTACATAGAGAAGAGGATAAAAGAGGACAAATATTCGCCGGACGCGGTGATAGGAGAGATAAAAGCCAAAGGGTTAAGGTTCAGAGCCATGATCTGCACAAAGACGCTATACAACTACATAGACAAAGGGATATTTGCTAATATAAGCAACAAAGACCTTCCGGTAAAGCGGAACAAGAAGAAGAGGAAATACCGAAGAGTAAGGATAGCATTAAAGAATTTGAGGGGGACAAGCATAGAAGAAAGGCCGGCACATATAGAAGAAAGAGGAGAATATGGGCATTGGGAGATGGATTGTATAGTTGGCAAAGGCGGAGAAAAGGGAGCAGCATTGTTGGTACTGACGGAACGGAGTACGAGGCAGGAGATAATACGTAAGATGCCGGATAAAAGCCAGGCATCGGTAAAGAAAGAGATAGACAAACTGGAAAGGAAGTATGGGAAGAAGTTTACCAAACTGTTTAAAACGGTCACAGTAGATAATGGAACAGAGTTTCTGGACAGCAAAGGGCTTGAGGCATCAGTGCTTGTTCCTGGTAAGATGAGGTTAAAGATATATTATGCACATCCATACAGTTCATGGGAACGAGGGTCGAATGAAAACGCTAATAAGCTGATTCGACGATTTATTCCTAAAGGGACGGATATAGGGAAACTAACGGAGAAAGAGATAAAAAGGATTGAGCACTGGATGAACAATTACCCAAGGAGAATATTTGGTTATCGAACTGCGAATGAAATGGCAAAGATTGTGGTCGCTTAA
- a CDS encoding ABC transporter ATP-binding protein, with protein sequence MIKVLARSIREYKRLSIITPILITLEVVIECIIPFITATLVNEIKGGCGLNTIIKYGVILIIMAFLSLLFGAVAGSTSATASSGFAKNLRKDMFYKIQEYSFENIDKFQTSSLITRMTTDVSNVQNAYMMIIRIAIRAPLMLIFAFVMAFVMGGRMAWIFLVVAPFLAIGLGLVIYKTLPLFRKVFKKYDALNRSIQENIKGMRVVKSFVREEYEKKKFDKAAEDVCADFTKAERILALNGPLMQFCMYVVMVFVLSFGSYTIITSRGLDFDVGQFSAILTYNFMILMSLMMLSFVFVMITIASESAKRIVEVISEESTLSNPENPVYTVKDGSISFENVSFKYSKKAERMALENINLEIKSGETIGIIGGTGSSKTSLVQLIPRLYDATVGVVKVGGVDVRNYDLKALRNQVAVVLQKNILFSGTIKENLRWGNKDATDEELIEACKLACADEFINQFPKGYDTYIEQGGTNVSGGQKQRLCIARALLKKPKILILDDSTSAVDTRTDAKIRKALKEYMPETTKIIIAQRTASVEDADRIIVMDGGTINGIGTHEQLLAENAIYREIYISQNKAGA encoded by the coding sequence ATGATTAAAGTGTTGGCACGAAGTATTCGTGAGTATAAAAGACTCTCAATTATAACTCCTATACTGATAACTTTGGAGGTAGTAATTGAGTGTATAATTCCGTTTATAACTGCAACTCTGGTTAATGAAATTAAAGGCGGTTGCGGCTTGAATACCATAATAAAATATGGTGTTATCTTAATTATTATGGCATTTTTGTCATTGCTGTTCGGTGCTGTTGCAGGGTCAACCAGTGCCACGGCATCCAGCGGATTTGCAAAGAATTTACGAAAGGATATGTTTTATAAGATTCAGGAGTATTCCTTTGAAAACATTGATAAATTTCAGACTTCATCGTTAATTACCCGAATGACCACCGATGTATCCAATGTGCAAAATGCCTATATGATGATAATAAGAATTGCAATTCGTGCACCTTTAATGCTGATTTTTGCCTTTGTGATGGCCTTTGTAATGGGTGGACGCATGGCGTGGATTTTCCTGGTGGTTGCACCGTTTCTCGCAATTGGTCTTGGGCTTGTAATTTACAAGACACTTCCGTTGTTCAGGAAAGTTTTCAAAAAGTATGACGCATTGAACAGATCCATTCAAGAAAACATTAAAGGTATGCGTGTGGTAAAATCTTTTGTTCGTGAAGAATATGAAAAAAAGAAATTTGACAAGGCAGCAGAAGATGTATGCGCAGATTTTACAAAAGCTGAACGGATTTTGGCTCTTAATGGACCTTTGATGCAATTTTGCATGTATGTGGTTATGGTTTTTGTTCTGTCTTTCGGTTCCTATACTATTATTACCAGTCGAGGGTTGGATTTTGACGTTGGACAGTTTTCTGCCATATTGACATATAATTTTATGATTCTCATGAGTTTGATGATGCTTTCTTTTGTATTTGTAATGATTACCATTGCCAGCGAATCGGCTAAACGTATTGTTGAAGTAATTAGTGAGGAAAGTACATTGTCAAATCCTGAAAATCCGGTTTACACGGTAAAGGACGGTTCAATTTCCTTTGAGAACGTAAGCTTTAAATATTCAAAAAAAGCAGAGAGAATGGCGTTAGAAAATATAAATTTAGAAATTAAATCAGGCGAGACCATTGGAATTATTGGTGGTACTGGCTCTTCAAAAACATCCCTTGTCCAGTTGATTCCGCGTCTGTATGATGCAACCGTCGGAGTTGTAAAAGTAGGTGGCGTGGATGTGCGAAATTATGATCTTAAGGCTTTGCGTAATCAGGTGGCTGTAGTGCTGCAGAAAAATATTTTATTTTCCGGAACTATTAAAGAAAATCTGCGTTGGGGAAATAAAGATGCTACCGATGAAGAGTTGATAGAAGCATGTAAATTGGCTTGTGCCGATGAGTTCATAAACCAATTTCCCAAAGGATATGACACCTATATTGAGCAGGGGGGAACCAATGTTTCCGGAGGACAGAAGCAAAGGCTTTGTATAGCAAGAGCATTGCTTAAAAAGCCTAAAATATTGATTCTGGACGATTCCACCAGTGCAGTGGATACCAGGACCGATGCTAAAATTCGTAAAGCGCTTAAGGAGTATATGCCGGAGACAACCAAGATAATTATTGCTCAGAGAACAGCTTCTGTTGAGGATGCCGACAGGATTATAGTAATGGATGGTGGCACTATTAACGGAATAGGAACCCATGAGCAATTATTAGCTGAAAATGCAATTTACAGAGAAATATATATTTCTCAGAATAAGGCAGGTGCTTAA
- a CDS encoding ABC transporter ATP-binding protein, translating into MKTKSFKNRKSVVLRLLKDIYEFYPVMFPVSIVCILFNATISSIPAVFMQNVIALIEDSWQSGDWNAVGGKILYFVSILVAFYILSIISGIAYNQMMAIITQGTLKKFRGKMFGRMQTLPIKYVDTHNHGDIMSYYTNDIDTLRQMISQSFPQLLISGVSVLTVFIIMNYFCIWLTIAILIGTIVMLFVTRKVGGGSAKYFIRQQKSLGRLEGFIEEMMVGQKVIKVFCHEEESKADFDKFNEELFNDSKLANRYANILGPILNNIGNVLYVFVAITGGILLVADVPNLSISGLGMGISIVVPFLNMTKQFVGNINQVSQQVNSVVMGLAGAQRIYDLIDEEPEQDNGYVTLVNVREENGQLIECEERTGIWAWKHPHSSDGTVTYTKLTGDVRLHEVDFEYEPGKTILHDISLYAKPGQKVAFVGATGAGKTTITNLLNRFYDIADGKIRYDGININKIKKSDLRRAIGMVLQDTNLFTGTVMDNIRYGKLDATDEECIAAAKLAGADDFIRRLPDGYHTMITENGANLSQGQRQLISIARAAVADPPVMILDEATSSIDTRTEAIVQRGMDALMEGRTVFVIAHRLSTVKNADVIIVLDHGRIIERGNHEELIAKKGVYYQLYTGAFELE; encoded by the coding sequence GTGAAAACAAAAAGTTTTAAGAATAGAAAATCAGTCGTACTTCGTCTGCTCAAAGACATATATGAGTTTTATCCGGTAATGTTTCCGGTTTCCATTGTATGTATATTGTTCAATGCAACTATCAGTTCCATTCCTGCTGTATTTATGCAAAATGTAATTGCACTTATTGAAGACAGCTGGCAATCCGGCGATTGGAATGCAGTTGGAGGGAAAATACTGTATTTTGTTTCTATATTGGTAGCCTTCTATATATTGTCAATTATAAGCGGTATCGCATATAATCAGATGATGGCAATTATTACCCAGGGCACATTGAAAAAATTTCGCGGTAAAATGTTTGGAAGAATGCAAACACTTCCCATTAAGTATGTGGATACTCACAATCATGGAGATATCATGAGTTATTACACTAATGATATAGACACATTAAGACAGATGATTTCTCAGAGCTTTCCGCAACTTCTGATTTCGGGTGTTTCAGTTCTGACTGTATTTATAATAATGAACTATTTTTGTATATGGCTTACCATTGCTATTTTAATTGGAACAATTGTAATGCTTTTTGTTACAAGAAAAGTGGGTGGAGGTTCAGCCAAATACTTTATTAGACAGCAGAAGTCCCTGGGCCGACTGGAAGGATTTATTGAAGAAATGATGGTTGGCCAAAAAGTGATAAAAGTATTCTGCCATGAAGAAGAAAGTAAGGCGGATTTTGACAAGTTTAACGAAGAGCTATTTAACGATTCAAAATTGGCCAACAGATATGCCAATATTTTAGGGCCTATCCTGAATAATATTGGAAACGTGCTGTATGTTTTCGTTGCCATTACCGGTGGTATTTTATTGGTTGCCGATGTTCCCAATTTAAGTATTTCGGGATTGGGGATGGGAATTAGCATTGTTGTTCCATTCCTTAACATGACCAAACAGTTTGTCGGCAACATTAACCAGGTGTCCCAACAGGTTAATTCTGTTGTTATGGGACTTGCCGGCGCACAGCGGATTTATGATTTAATTGATGAAGAACCGGAACAGGATAACGGGTATGTTACATTGGTAAATGTTCGTGAAGAAAACGGTCAGTTAATTGAATGCGAAGAGAGAACAGGAATTTGGGCTTGGAAGCATCCTCACAGCAGTGATGGAACTGTAACCTATACAAAGTTAACCGGTGACGTTAGACTGCATGAGGTGGATTTTGAATATGAACCGGGCAAAACAATTTTACATGACATAAGCCTTTATGCTAAACCTGGACAAAAAGTGGCATTTGTTGGTGCAACCGGTGCCGGTAAGACTACAATAACAAACTTGCTTAATCGCTTTTATGATATTGCCGACGGTAAAATCCGTTATGACGGTATCAATATAAACAAAATCAAAAAATCCGATCTTCGCCGTGCCATTGGGATGGTGCTTCAGGATACCAATCTTTTTACCGGTACTGTAATGGATAATATCCGCTACGGTAAGCTGGATGCTACTGATGAAGAGTGTATTGCTGCGGCGAAACTTGCAGGAGCAGATGATTTCATTCGGCGTTTGCCCGATGGCTATCATACAATGATTACCGAAAATGGGGCGAACCTGTCACAAGGGCAGAGACAGTTGATTTCCATCGCCAGAGCGGCAGTTGCTGACCCTCCGGTTATGATTTTGGATGAAGCAACATCCTCAATTGATACAAGAACTGAAGCCATTGTGCAGCGAGGTATGGATGCTTTGATGGAGGGCAGGACAGTATTTGTAATTGCTCACCGTCTGTCTACCGTTAAAAATGCTGATGTTATCATAGTTTTAGACCATGGAAGAATTATTGAACGAGGCAATCATGAAGAGCTGATTGCCAAGAAAGGTGTATATTATCAATTATACACAGGTGCTTTTGAACTGGAATAA
- a CDS encoding stalk domain-containing protein — protein MFFLISLCLLFSTSYAESVKKNIDVYYDNIKIFINDLPIDLKDGNGKTVEPFIYDGTTYLPVRTVAEALGKEVTWDEATKSVHITDNENMVWLNDLAYYNLLSDTTVNKCFRLENNNFKDSSGNICSKAIKYEIYYGWIYTDYVINKKYSKINGKFALSFDSKDTAYKATLKLYGDGKLLYTSPELTGGVPPIDFDVDISGVEILRIAISNNSPFGISNVTYGLIDAALHK, from the coding sequence GTGTTTTTTTTAATTTCTCTGTGCCTACTTTTTTCCACTTCCTATGCTGAATCAGTTAAAAAAAACATCGATGTATATTACGATAATATAAAAATATTTATAAATGACTTGCCGATAGACCTTAAAGACGGAAATGGAAAAACTGTGGAACCCTTTATTTACGATGGAACTACATATCTCCCTGTAAGAACAGTTGCCGAAGCTCTTGGCAAGGAAGTAACCTGGGATGAGGCAACAAAGAGTGTACATATAACAGATAATGAAAATATGGTATGGCTTAATGATTTAGCATATTACAATCTGCTATCCGATACTACTGTAAATAAATGTTTTAGACTTGAAAATAACAACTTTAAGGATTCCTCAGGCAATATTTGTTCTAAAGCAATAAAATATGAGATATATTATGGCTGGATATATACAGACTATGTTATAAATAAAAAATATAGCAAAATCAACGGTAAATTCGCTCTTTCCTTTGACTCAAAAGACACTGCATATAAAGCCACTTTAAAATTGTATGGCGACGGTAAACTTTTATACACATCTCCCGAATTGACAGGAGGAGTTCCTCCCATTGATTTTGACGTAGACATTTCAGGAGTTGAGATACTTAGAATAGCAATAAGTAACAATAGCCCATTCGGTATATCAAACGTAACTTACGGTTTGATAGATGCGGCACTTCACAAATAA